AACCAATCTGGGAGCAGGCACCGACATATGCTCGAGACAAAATAACATTGCCTGTTCCTAGTTTGACCATTGAGCGCACTTCGACATCAGGCGCAATAACATTTGCAAACGCATAACCTTCTGCTGACAATTGCTGAAACACCTTATCTCGTTCCTGAAGATTCCTGTTAAATGCAATCACCAGCACATCAAAAATTCCGTCAGCGCGGTCTTTTTCCTTTCTATCCTCAAAAGACCCGAGAACCGGGACCCCCAGGACCGACCGACCATGATATTGAGCATCACGGTCATATATCACTACCGGCAGCATATTCTCCATACGCCGGACAGCATCAATCACAATTAGTGCTCCACCGCCAGAGACGCCCCCCAGGATTGCCAGCCGTTTGGGGGCAGTAAGCCCACGCCTGTCTGTTCCAAGCTGATGTTTTTTCAACACAGAATGCACATCGGCCTCTCTAATTCGTTCGCCAGCAGGAACGGCAATATCAGAAGGGTCTATTCCATGACGCTGCATCAAGAGCTGTGCTTTCCGGGTCGGTATGGGAGCCTTATCTTCATGATCATCCTGATTATTACGCCAACCCTCAAAGTCGAAATCAGACACTTCGGATATTACAGCCAGTACTTCACCAGACTCTACAAATTCCCCCTCAGCGACCACCGGGAAAATATATCCGCCAAACTCAGCCTCTATCTCAATCGCGGCTTTTGTACTTTCAAGCACGCAGACAACTGTATTCGGTGAGATCTGATCTCCGGAAACGATTTCCCAGCTGACTAGTTGAGCTTCGGTATCATTGGTTCCCAAAAAAGGGGTTTGTAAAATCTGAATACTCATATGATCATCTCCAAAATTGTGCTCTCTATCTTTTCCGGTGTAACAACCACCTTGCGCTCATGTTCAGGAGTAGCCGGGATGACTTGAGATTGGGCAGACAGTCTGCGCACCAAAGGACAGGAAACTCTATCACGTCCTTGCATCATGAGAGCAACTATCTCTGCCCCCCAGCCAAAAGCCCCTGTCCCTTGCTCGATGATCAGCAGGGGAATCTTTGTATCAAGAGAAGACACCAGCCGGGTCAATTCTTCATGGTCGTTCACCCGCGCTACTGCATGAAGAAGACTGTAAATTTCTTCCTCAGCCAGCGCAGAAAGTACATCCCCCGCCATGGAGGCAGCTCCGCCATAAGCAACTATCTGGATATCCGCAGTATGCTCTTTCACTTCGTAATTACAAACACTGCAAGTCGCGAGGGGATCGGAATCCGCATTAATCTTTTGTAGCCGACCGGTTTTATAATCAAATAATGCTTTCGGATAATCGCCTTTATCTTCAATGAAAAGTGTAGGCAAATCATCTTTCAATACGGCATGATACAAAATTTCACCGGGATCATGCAGACGTGAAGGAGCTATGGCATTCAGTCCGGGAACCCCGAAGAAAAACTTCTCCAGACTTTGCGAATGAGTAGGCCCGTAACCGCGAATACCGGCCATCGGGGTCCGCAAAACCCATGGAACGGTAATATCATCACCGTACATCAGCGGAAACTTGGTTGCGCTATTTATAATCTGATCCGAGCAAAGAGTTAAAAAATCACCAAACATGATCTCGCCCACAGGGCGTTTTCCGCGCAAAGCCAGTCCGGTGCAAAGCCCGACGATAGCACTTTCAGAAATGGGGGTTTGAAAAACTCTGTCCGGAAATGCGGAGGACAGTCCTTTTGTTACTTTAAATGCCCCACCATAAGGATCACTTACGTCTTCGCCCAAAAGCACAACATCATGACTATCAGCGAAGGCACGCTGCAAACCGTTACGTATACTTTCAAGATAAAGCATACTAAACCTTCTCAAACAGCATTGCTTCAATTTTGGACAATTTCCGACCCCACTCTTCTTCCATATGCTCTATTTTATCCGTGCGACCATCACGTTCAGCTTTCAGGAATATTGGATCACGAGTACGCAATTGAGCAATCTCGCCTGCAGTACGAGTATCGTCACCCTTGGAATGCGGACCAAAACGGCAGGTATCAAAAAACAGCATCTGCGGACCAACCAGCTCTCTTACCTCGCTGAAGATGGCACGAGATGCTTCATAGACAGCATCAACATCCTGCCCGTCAATTCGGGTAACAGGAATGCCGAAAGGCATGGCACGGGCAGCCAAATCACCGGCATGCTGCACACCAGCAGGCGTAGTCTGGGCAATGCCATTATTCTCGACCATAAAAATCATCGGCAGTTGCCAGAGCGCCGCAATGTTCATTGCCTCGTAAACCACCCCCTGACCGAAGGTGCCGTCCCCCAGACAGACGATGGACACCGCCTTGGAACGTTTATGCTTTTCTGCAAGAGCCATCCCGGCAACAATAGGCACTCCTGCGCCCTGAATTCCGTTCGTATAAAAGTTGTTGCGCCGAATATGCTGACTGCCGCCAACCCCGCCGCAAACCCCGCACGGCAATCCCGCGACTTCCGCGATAAGCCCGTCGATGTCACCGCAATAGCCTAAATAATGCCCATGACCACGATGGTTGGAAAAAATAATATCACGTTCGGGATCAATGGCTGCAGCCACCCCAATTGCGCAGGCCTCCTGGCCAATGCAGGTATGTACGGTTCCGGAAAGAAGACCTCTGGAGAACATATCCAGCAGATGTTTTTCCACCGAACGCACCATTATCATACCTGCCAGCAGGTCGCAACGATCGTCCCAATAATTATTAGTTTCATCTTGCATTGGCATCCTCGCCGGAAGAACTCACACATCAAAAAATAAAATCGGTAAGCTTAGAATCTCACGTCTGCAAACGGAACTAAGTAACCATCAGTTCAATACGGGGAAGAACAGCAGCCTGACTAAAGTCACAGAAATCATAATTACAGATGATCCCTTTCTCGCTTATCTGGCGGTGAGCATCCAGGACTCTTTTGCGCTTAACTTCTTCATCTACTTTTCCGGCAAATTTTGAAGCTGGAATTTTGGCTGTCTCCATAAACCCGCTAATAAGTACATATTTAGGTTTATACTGACAGATGAAGTCCACAGTTTCCTGAAACTGTTCTTCGGTTTCACCAGGAAATCCGGCGATGATATGTGTCTCTACCTCGGAAAAACCTGCCTCTTTAATACCGTCAAAAAGTTTGACCAGATCAGCCTTGGTATAGTTTCTGGCCATACTTTTCAAAACTAAATCTGAAGCGGACTGAATTGGGGTTTCCAGAAGGAATATAGTCCCATCCTTCAACCAGCCGACAAAAGAATCCAGATACTCGAGAAAATGGACAGGATGAAGATTCCTGATTCCCAACTCAATACTAGGGATCTCATTTTTGAGCATGTTCACCAGTTCAGGAAAGCTCGAACCGATGTCTTTACCATACTCCCCGAGAAGGTCACCATGAAGTACTACTTTATATATATTGCTTTCTTCTACAGCCTGCTTGCATTTGGCGATAAGCTTTTTGAGCGGAAAACTGCGATATTTTGGAAAGGCCAAAAGTTCGGCACAATATGTACAACCAAATGTGCACCCCTCAGAGATGAAGAGCTTTATGAATTGATCACAATGGGTTGTTTTGATCTGAGGATTATCCTTTTTGAATTCCTCAATAGAAACATCTAAGGCCTTTTCGACCAAAGGGCGCTGGGCTTCATCCAGATCAACGCCGAACAAATCTTTCATTGCCTGAGCTTCATTAATCCATTCAAAATACTCACCCTTGAAGCCTTCTCTCATTGCCTCCACATCAATTGAAGGCAGGCAGCCACAAGCAATTACCCTTTTCCCAAATTCTTCCTGATATTCGTTCAAGACATTAACACTGTGAGTCCTGAAGTCAGACCGAAAAGCGCACGTCCAGACCAAAATAACATCACTTTCCTCAGGAGCGCCGACAATTTCG
Above is a genomic segment from Marinifilum sp. JC120 containing:
- a CDS encoding thiamine pyrophosphate-dependent dehydrogenase E1 component subunit alpha, whose product is MPMQDETNNYWDDRCDLLAGMIMVRSVEKHLLDMFSRGLLSGTVHTCIGQEACAIGVAAAIDPERDIIFSNHRGHGHYLGYCGDIDGLIAEVAGLPCGVCGGVGGSQHIRRNNFYTNGIQGAGVPIVAGMALAEKHKRSKAVSIVCLGDGTFGQGVVYEAMNIAALWQLPMIFMVENNGIAQTTPAGVQHAGDLAARAMPFGIPVTRIDGQDVDAVYEASRAIFSEVRELVGPQMLFFDTCRFGPHSKGDDTRTAGEIAQLRTRDPIFLKAERDGRTDKIEHMEEEWGRKLSKIEAMLFEKV
- a CDS encoding alpha-ketoacid dehydrogenase subunit beta, whose amino-acid sequence is MLYLESIRNGLQRAFADSHDVVLLGEDVSDPYGGAFKVTKGLSSAFPDRVFQTPISESAIVGLCTGLALRGKRPVGEIMFGDFLTLCSDQIINSATKFPLMYGDDITVPWVLRTPMAGIRGYGPTHSQSLEKFFFGVPGLNAIAPSRLHDPGEILYHAVLKDDLPTLFIEDKGDYPKALFDYKTGRLQKINADSDPLATCSVCNYEVKEHTADIQIVAYGGAASMAGDVLSALAEEEIYSLLHAVARVNDHEELTRLVSSLDTKIPLLIIEQGTGAFGWGAEIVALMMQGRDRVSCPLVRRLSAQSQVIPATPEHERKVVVTPEKIESTILEMII
- a CDS encoding radical SAM protein — translated: MKVFFRSINSCAMRKTDVGKYKNALLETGHEIVGAPEESDVILVWTCAFRSDFRTHSVNVLNEYQEEFGKRVIACGCLPSIDVEAMREGFKGEYFEWINEAQAMKDLFGVDLDEAQRPLVEKALDVSIEEFKKDNPQIKTTHCDQFIKLFISEGCTFGCTYCAELLAFPKYRSFPLKKLIAKCKQAVEESNIYKVVLHGDLLGEYGKDIGSSFPELVNMLKNEIPSIELGIRNLHPVHFLEYLDSFVGWLKDGTIFLLETPIQSASDLVLKSMARNYTKADLVKLFDGIKEAGFSEVETHIIAGFPGETEEQFQETVDFICQYKPKYVLISGFMETAKIPASKFAGKVDEEVKRKRVLDAHRQISEKGIICNYDFCDFSQAAVLPRIELMVT